The genomic window TATGTCTTCTGGTCGTGACATCGTTCACACCATATCGCTCATAGGGTTTGCCGACGGTGTATGGCAGGCCGAATACCCATGCTGTCATCGTTGACGCATGGCAATCGCGACCAAGGCCGCGTTGCGGGAACAGCTGCTCGCCGCCCGCAGCGGCGTTGCCGACGCGGTCCGGGCCGCCGAGGCCCGCATGCTCGGCGACCACTTGGAGCGCGCCGTGAGCAGCGGCAGCACCGTGTGCGCCTACGTACCGGTGGGCAGCGAGCCCGGGTCCATCGAAATCCTGGACCTGTTGCTGCGCCGCGCCGGACGCGTGCTGCTGCCGGTTGCGCGCACCACGCCGGACGACGTCCCGATGCGGCTGCGCTGGAGCCCGTACCGGCCGGGCGAGCTCGTCCGCGGCCGGTATGGCCTGCTCGAGCCGCCCGAACCCTGGCTGCCGGAGTCCGCGCTGGTCGAAGCCGAGTTGGTCGTGGTGCCGGCGCTCGCGGTCGACCGCCGCGGGGTGCGGCTGGGCCGCGGCGGCGGCTTCTACGACCGCTCGCTGGACGGCAGAAGCCCGTCCGCGCGCCTGGTCGCGATGGTGCGCGACGACGAGCTGGTCGACGAGCTGCCCGCTGACCCGCACGATGTGCCGATGACGCACGTGCTGACCCCGCGGCGTGGGATGATCGCCCTGCCGCCGGGGGAATGAGACCGCTTCCCCGCTCGTTTTAGCACTCGGGCACGGTAGAGTGCTAACAAGACTTATCTCACGGAGGTTTTTCGTGCCGACCTACAGCTACGCGTGCACTGAATGCGACAACCGCTTCGATGTCGTGCAGTCCTTCACCGACGACGCCCTGACCACCTGCGAGAAGTGCTCGGGCCGGTTGCGCAAGCTCTTCAATTCCGTCGGCGTCGTGTTCAAGGGCAGCGGCTTCTACCGCACCGACAGCCGCGAGTCGGGCAAGAAATCCAGTGCCACCAACGGCTCCGCCAGCAAGGATTCGGGCTCCAGCGAGAAGTCGGGCTCCGGCGAGAGTTCGAGTTCGAGCGACAAGTCCGCGTCGAGCGAGAAGTCGAGCAGCAGCTCCACCGCGTCCGCCGCGGCCACCTCGAGCTAGCGGGTTATCCACACCCACATCCCTGACCGCCGTCCCCGGCGGCGTTCGCCGCCTACCGTAGCGCCGTGCGTGAACCATCACTGAATCCGACGCTACTCAACCGGGCATCGACACTGCTGCGCCCGGATTGGACCCGCACCGTGTTGGCCCGCCGCGTAGCCGCGGGAGCGCTGGTGCTGCTGGCCGCGGGCGCAGTGCTGCGGTCGAATCCCGACGGAGATCGCGCCGACGTCGTGGTGGCCACGCGCGACCTCACCCCTGGCGCCGCCCTGTCCCCGGACGATGTGCATCTCGAAAAGCGTTTGACGGCAACACTTCCCGACGGATCTCGGGACGACCTGGCCGCCGTTGTCGGCTCAACGCTCACTGGCCCGGCGCGTCGCGGCGAGGTGTTGACCGATGTGCGGCTGCTGAACAGCCGGTTGGCCGACGCCGCGATCGGATCGAAGGCGGGGCCCGGCGCGCGGATCGTGCCGCTGCACCTGGTCGACGGTGCGCTGATCGACCTGGTCCGGGTCGGCGACGTCGTCGACGTGCTGGCCGCGCCGAACACCGAGGCGGATCCCGGCAAGGCACCCGTCGGCAAGGTGGTGGCGACCGACGCCGTCATTGTCCTCGTGTCGGCCAAGCAAAAAGTGCAGGCCGCCGACGGTGACCGCGTAGTCTTGGTTGCGCTGTCGGCTCGCGTGGCGAACACGGTGGCGGGCTCGGTGTTGGGTCAGCGAGTATCCCTCACCCTGCACTGAGTTCCCGGCCGCTGTTCTCGACGAGGGATGCAGCAAACTCTCGCCGACCCAGAAAGGACATTCGGATGCTCAAGGGATTCAAAGAGTTTCTTTCCCGCGGCAATATCGTCGATCTGTCCGTCGCGGTGGTCATCGGTACCGCCTTCACCGCGTTGGTCACCAAATTCACCGACAGCATCATCACTCCGCTGATCAATCGGATCGGCGTCAACGAGAAGTCCGATGTCGGGATCTTGAAGATCGGCATCGGCGGCGGCCAGACGATCGACCTGAACATCCTGGTGTCGGCGGCCGTCAACTTCATCCTCGTCGCGGCGGTGGTGTACTTCCTGGTCGTGCTGCCCTACAGCAGGCTGCGCAAGCAGGGTGAGGTCGAGCAGGCCGACGACGCTCAGGTCGTCCTGCTCACCGAGATCCGTGACCTACTGGCGCAAACCAACGGTGAAACCCCCGGCCGGCACGGCGTGGTGGCCACCACGCCCCCGCCGGCGCACGGGCCGCGCGCGGACGCGTAACGACCCGTCGGATCAGATCTCGAGGCTGGACAACTGCCCGATGATTTGCGCCGCAAGCGGATTCAGCGTCGCCATGCCGTCGCGCACCGCGTAGCGGGAACCGGCGAGGTTGACCACCAGCGTGCTGCCGGACACCCCGGCCAGCCCGCGGGACAACCCGGCGTCGACGATCCCCGCGGATAGCCCGGAGGCGCGAATGGCCTCGGCGATGCCGAGAATCTCGCGATCCAGGATTTCGACGGTCGCCTCCGGCGTGA from Mycobacterium shigaense includes these protein-coding regions:
- a CDS encoding 5-formyltetrahydrofolate cyclo-ligase; protein product: MAIATKAALREQLLAARSGVADAVRAAEARMLGDHLERAVSSGSTVCAYVPVGSEPGSIEILDLLLRRAGRVLLPVARTTPDDVPMRLRWSPYRPGELVRGRYGLLEPPEPWLPESALVEAELVVVPALAVDRRGVRLGRGGGFYDRSLDGRSPSARLVAMVRDDELVDELPADPHDVPMTHVLTPRRGMIALPPGE
- a CDS encoding SAF domain-containing protein; translation: MREPSLNPTLLNRASTLLRPDWTRTVLARRVAAGALVLLAAGAVLRSNPDGDRADVVVATRDLTPGAALSPDDVHLEKRLTATLPDGSRDDLAAVVGSTLTGPARRGEVLTDVRLLNSRLADAAIGSKAGPGARIVPLHLVDGALIDLVRVGDVVDVLAAPNTEADPGKAPVGKVVATDAVIVLVSAKQKVQAADGDRVVLVALSARVANTVAGSVLGQRVSLTLH
- the mscL gene encoding large-conductance mechanosensitive channel protein MscL; translated protein: MLKGFKEFLSRGNIVDLSVAVVIGTAFTALVTKFTDSIITPLINRIGVNEKSDVGILKIGIGGGQTIDLNILVSAAVNFILVAAVVYFLVVLPYSRLRKQGEVEQADDAQVVLLTEIRDLLAQTNGETPGRHGVVATTPPPAHGPRADA
- a CDS encoding FmdB family zinc ribbon protein encodes the protein MPTYSYACTECDNRFDVVQSFTDDALTTCEKCSGRLRKLFNSVGVVFKGSGFYRTDSRESGKKSSATNGSASKDSGSSEKSGSGESSSSSDKSASSEKSSSSSTASAAATSS